The DNA region TGCAATGAAGCATACAACTGAACAGAAAGCTGTTTTTCAAATACGGATGCTGTATTGGGCGATTGTTTTTTAGCCTTGATAAAGCGTTTGTCAAACCCCTCTTTGTCGATGCCTATCATTTTGCAAAACAACAGGGTATCAAAAGGTTTTACCTCCTTGGGGTTGACGGTAACATCATAAATGGGTTCGTTTTGTACAAGGATTTTGCCGTTGCGGTCAAGTATAGGCCCGCGGGCAGGGTAAAGTATAGTGGTACGCCTTACATTGCTGTTGGCGTATATGGTATAGCGGTCGTCAACTATCTGGATATAATAAAGCCTTCCCAGCAGGGCTAATATAATAGCTATAAAGATACCGGTAACAACGTAGCGGCGTTCAAAAAACTTATTCATTTACGTTCTTTCCTTCTGAAAAATAGCAGGCCCGAAATTAGAATTAAAAATACGGTAAACAATGAACTCAAAACAACACGGCTTAGTGTGTATTGTATTTCAGAAAAACTAAAAACCTCTAAATTAAGCAGGAAAAAATGGTGAAATAAAGTGAGGATCAAAACGTAGGTAAAAAACCACCTGAAACCCATGATACTTAATGTAGGTTCCGGCTCATTATCAAAGCCATCCTTTTGTACCGTGATGCTGATGAAAAGTACACGTACCAATGCCAGCACAACGCAGGCTGCTGCATGAAGCCCCGGTGTATCATAAAAAGCATCAATAGTGAGGCCTGTCAGGAACGAGAGTACAAACAACAGCAGATTAGGTACTTCAAAGGGAAGCAACAAAATGAAAAGGATATAGAAATACGGGGTGGCAAGATTATAAAACGTTATGTTTTTTAACAGGAAAACCTGCATAAAAACCAAAACCATAAACCTAACAAGGTTAACAAGGATAGTCCTACTCATTTTTGTTTTGTACGGCCTCCAGTCCCGTTTGTTCACCTGCAAATTTGTTATTTACCACGTAAACGTATTGAAGCTTTGTAAAATCAACAGCTAAGGCTACCTCAACGTTGATGAGTAAACCGCCGCCTTTGGCATGCAGGTTAGTAATTTTGCCAAACGGTATGCCGGTAGGGAAAAGCGAATAACCGGAGGTAACCACCGTGTCGCCAATTTTGGGCTGAGCGTTATTCTGGATATCTATCAATACACCCCTGTGCGGATCAATATCATTGCCCCATACAAACGAACCTATATCTTTAGTGCCTGCAAGCATAGCGCTAAACCGCGTGTTTTTATGTAAAACCGATTGAATAATAGCTAAATGCTCGGTTACGGCAATAACCTGGCCCACAACGCCTGCCCCGGTTATTACACCCATATCTTTTTGGATCCCGTCCCTGCTGCCCCGGTCAATAGTAATATAGTTGCTGCGTTTATTGAACGAATTATTGATTACTTTGGCTACGATATAAGTATACTGTTGTTTGTAAACAGTGTCATTAACCTTGTGCTTTTCAACACTATCAACATACATAGAAGCTTTGAGCTGGCCGCGGAGTTTGGCATTTTCGCGGGCAAGGCTGTCGTTGGTTTCTTTTAATGACAGATATTCTTTTAAGGCGTCAACCTGGCTGTACAGCGTACCGGTTACCTTATTAGTTGAGTTAATAAAAGATGCTTTTTGAAACGAGTTGTATTTAATATAAATAAGCAGCGAGCTAATCTCAAAAATCAGGAATAAAAAAAACGCGTTATACTTAGTTATAAATATCCAAAGGTTACGCATTGCTTAGATTAGATTTGAGATATGAGACGTGAGATATGAGATCAGAAAAACATCGATAGCCGGTGCCTTA from Mucilaginibacter sp. SJ includes:
- a CDS encoding rod shape-determining protein MreD — protein: MSRTILVNLVRFMVLVFMQVFLLKNITFYNLATPYFYILFILLLPFEVPNLLLFVLSFLTGLTIDAFYDTPGLHAAACVVLALVRVLFISITVQKDGFDNEPEPTLSIMGFRWFFTYVLILTLFHHFFLLNLEVFSFSEIQYTLSRVVLSSLFTVFLILISGLLFFRRKERK
- the mreC gene encoding rod shape-determining protein MreC, whose translation is MRNLWIFITKYNAFFLFLIFEISSLLIYIKYNSFQKASFINSTNKVTGTLYSQVDALKEYLSLKETNDSLARENAKLRGQLKASMYVDSVEKHKVNDTVYKQQYTYIVAKVINNSFNKRSNYITIDRGSRDGIQKDMGVITGAGVVGQVIAVTEHLAIIQSVLHKNTRFSAMLAGTKDIGSFVWGNDIDPHRGVLIDIQNNAQPKIGDTVVTSGYSLFPTGIPFGKITNLHAKGGGLLINVEVALAVDFTKLQYVYVVNNKFAGEQTGLEAVQNKNE